In one Flavobacteriales bacterium genomic region, the following are encoded:
- a CDS encoding tetratricopeptide repeat protein, whose protein sequence is MRTITLTCTLLATMATEAQYLADAGRPDPAEEFIRAGERAYRAGDHSTAILAFTKALEAAPDHVNAHLQRGFCLTIAKQYDLAAADFTAVLEQKPDHAQAIISRGSALAKLGRHAEAIADFDRAIALDPRNGEAYNNRGWSRKSMGDAPGACKDWKESKRSGNAEARIILENNRCK, encoded by the coding sequence ATGCGCACCATCACGCTCACTTGCACGCTACTCGCCACCATGGCCACCGAGGCCCAGTACCTGGCGGACGCCGGGCGCCCCGACCCCGCCGAAGAGTTCATCAGGGCCGGGGAGCGGGCCTATCGCGCCGGAGACCACTCCACGGCCATCCTCGCATTCACCAAGGCCCTCGAAGCCGCTCCCGACCACGTGAATGCCCATCTCCAGCGGGGCTTCTGCCTCACCATCGCGAAGCAGTACGACCTGGCTGCGGCCGATTTCACCGCCGTGCTCGAGCAGAAGCCGGACCATGCGCAGGCCATCATCAGCCGCGGCAGCGCCTTGGCCAAACTCGGCCGCCATGCCGAGGCCATCGCCGACTTCGACCGCGCCATCGCCCTCGACCCGCGCAACGGCGAAGCCTATAACAACCGAGGCTGGTCGCGCAAGTCCATGGGCGATGCGCCCGGCGCCTGCAAGGACTGGAAGGAAAGCAAGCGCTCCGGCAACGCCGAAGCCCGCATCATACTGGAGAACAACCGCTGCAAATGA
- a CDS encoding DUF1987 domain-containing protein — protein sequence MPSKRFHIDRTETSPQIDLDLDQGVLEFIGRSLPHNSEQFYARVYRWLEEYLEEPREETTVNMKLDYLDTSSSKHLYNIFDKLSAVNERGQRVQVNWHFETGDEEMAETGKDYQSLFRLDFNFVEVEELF from the coding sequence ATGCCGAGCAAGCGCTTCCACATCGACCGCACCGAGACCTCGCCGCAGATCGACCTCGACCTCGACCAGGGCGTGCTGGAGTTCATCGGCCGATCCCTGCCGCACAACTCCGAGCAGTTCTACGCACGGGTGTACAGGTGGCTGGAGGAATACCTGGAGGAGCCCCGCGAGGAGACCACGGTGAACATGAAGCTGGATTACCTGGACACCAGCTCGAGCAAGCACCTCTATAACATCTTCGACAAGCTCAGCGCGGTGAACGAGCGGGGGCAGCGGGTGCAGGTGAACTGGCATTTCGAGACAGGCGATGAGGAAATGGCCGAGACGGGCAAGGATTACCAGAGCCTGTTCCGCTTGGATTTCAACTTCGTGGAGGTCGAAGAGCTGTTCTGA
- a CDS encoding metal-dependent hydrolase: MKLTYYGHSCLSVNASGHDLLFDPFIAGNPLASNIDPERIPATEILITHGHGDHVGDAEAIAKRTNATVVSNYEIAGWFSAKGVRSTLGLNIGGSAQVGLFRVKYVTAIHSSQLPDGAYGGNPGGFVVSGPEGNFHHAGDTALTMDMQLLKAFGLRFACLPIGDHFTMGVQDAIAAAQLMGVENVVGIHYNTFPPITIDTKAAIAAFAEAGLRLLLPAIGETIEI; this comes from the coding sequence ATGAAGCTCACCTATTACGGCCACTCCTGCCTGAGCGTCAATGCATCAGGCCACGACCTGCTGTTCGACCCATTCATCGCAGGCAACCCGCTGGCGAGCAACATCGACCCGGAGCGCATCCCGGCCACGGAAATCCTCATCACGCACGGCCATGGAGACCATGTCGGGGACGCCGAGGCGATTGCCAAGCGCACGAATGCCACGGTGGTGAGCAATTACGAGATCGCCGGTTGGTTCAGCGCCAAAGGGGTGCGGTCGACCTTGGGCCTGAACATCGGCGGCAGTGCGCAAGTGGGGCTCTTCCGCGTGAAGTACGTCACCGCCATTCACAGCAGCCAATTGCCGGATGGCGCCTACGGTGGCAATCCTGGCGGATTCGTGGTGAGCGGACCGGAAGGCAACTTCCACCACGCCGGCGACACCGCACTGACCATGGACATGCAGCTCCTGAAGGCCTTCGGGCTCCGCTTCGCCTGCCTGCCCATCGGCGATCACTTCACCATGGGAGTGCAGGATGCCATCGCCGCCGCCCAGCTGATGGGCGTGGAGAACGTGGTGGGTATCCATTACAACACGTTCCCTCCCATCACAATCGACACGAAGGCCGCCATTGCGGCCTTCGCAGAAGCCGGACTCCGGCTCCTGCTGCCCGCCATCGGAGAGACCATCGAAATCTGA
- a CDS encoding AAA family ATPase — MAKIISIVNQKGGVGKTTTAINLAASLGALERRTLLVDADPQANATSGTGLDPRSVKASIYECIINGTPANEVIVGTENPGLDLLPGHIDLVGAEIEMIDMPERERQMKKVLDPLRDGYDFIIIDCSPSLGLVTVNSLTASDSVIVPVQCEYFALEGLGKLLNTIKIVQQRLNPDLLIEGMLLTMYDSRLRLANQVVEEVKTHFQQLVFDTVIHRNVALGEAPSHGKSIIMHDASSKGATNYLNLAREILQKNSMTRIPDSARILPMEEMP, encoded by the coding sequence ATGGCCAAGATCATCTCCATCGTGAACCAGAAGGGCGGCGTGGGCAAGACCACGACCGCCATCAACCTGGCTGCCAGCCTGGGCGCCTTGGAGCGCCGCACCCTGCTGGTGGATGCCGACCCCCAGGCCAACGCCACCTCCGGCACCGGCCTCGATCCGCGGAGCGTGAAGGCCAGCATCTACGAGTGCATCATCAATGGCACACCGGCGAACGAAGTGATCGTGGGCACCGAGAATCCGGGACTCGACCTCCTGCCGGGCCACATCGACCTGGTCGGGGCGGAGATCGAGATGATCGACATGCCGGAGCGCGAGCGCCAGATGAAGAAGGTGCTCGACCCGTTGCGGGACGGCTACGATTTCATCATCATTGACTGCTCGCCCTCGCTGGGCCTGGTGACCGTGAACAGCCTGACGGCGAGCGACAGCGTGATCGTGCCTGTGCAGTGCGAGTACTTCGCGCTGGAAGGCCTCGGCAAGCTGCTCAATACCATCAAGATCGTCCAGCAGCGGCTCAATCCCGACCTCTTGATCGAGGGCATGCTGCTCACCATGTACGACAGCCGCCTGCGCCTGGCCAATCAGGTGGTGGAGGAGGTGAAGACCCACTTCCAGCAGCTGGTCTTCGACACGGTGATCCATCGCAACGTTGCGTTGGGCGAGGCCCCGAGCCATGGCAAGAGCATCATCATGCACGATGCCAGCAGCAAGGGCGCCACCAACTACCTGAACCTGGCGCGCGAGATCCTGCAGAAGAACAGCATGACACGGATCCCCGACAGCGCGCGCATCCTCCCCATGGAGGAGATGCCCTGA
- a CDS encoding ParB/RepB/Spo0J family partition protein encodes MEQKPMKKKGLGRGLSALLDEPAADITSRDHSPAHQRPMGGTIMLPVAHIEPNPFQPRAHFSEEALAELAQSIRELGIIQPVTVRRMGYDRYQLISGERRFRASQLAGLTEVPAYVRVANDEAMLEMALVENIQREELDPIEVAVSFQRLIDEVQLTQEKLSEKVGKDRATVSNYLRLLKLQPEVQLGLRNRSIGMGHARALITITDPGRQVALFHKIVESQLSVRQVEDLARELTPVPGHAKAPAAPKPRLDKALSQRLSERLLSKVTVKQDSAGRGTIEIGFKSKEELERLLVTLG; translated from the coding sequence ATGGAGCAGAAACCGATGAAGAAGAAAGGCCTCGGCCGCGGCCTGAGCGCCCTGCTCGACGAGCCGGCGGCCGACATCACCAGCCGCGACCATTCGCCGGCCCACCAGCGGCCCATGGGGGGCACCATCATGCTGCCGGTGGCGCACATCGAGCCAAACCCCTTCCAGCCCCGCGCCCACTTCAGCGAAGAGGCGTTGGCGGAACTGGCGCAGAGCATCCGTGAACTGGGCATCATCCAGCCGGTAACGGTGCGGCGGATGGGCTACGACCGCTACCAACTCATCAGCGGCGAGCGGCGCTTCCGTGCCTCGCAGCTGGCCGGCCTCACCGAGGTACCCGCATACGTGCGCGTGGCCAATGACGAGGCCATGCTGGAGATGGCGCTCGTGGAGAACATCCAGCGGGAGGAACTCGACCCCATCGAAGTGGCCGTTAGCTTCCAGCGCTTGATCGATGAAGTGCAGCTCACCCAGGAGAAGCTGAGCGAGAAGGTGGGCAAGGATCGGGCGACGGTGAGCAACTACCTGCGCCTGCTGAAGCTCCAGCCCGAGGTGCAGCTGGGCCTCCGCAACCGCAGCATCGGGATGGGCCATGCCCGAGCGCTCATCACCATCACCGATCCCGGGCGGCAGGTGGCGCTCTTCCACAAGATCGTCGAGAGCCAGCTGAGCGTGCGCCAGGTGGAGGACCTGGCCCGTGAGCTGACGCCGGTACCGGGCCACGCCAAGGCCCCGGCGGCTCCGAAGCCCAGGCTGGACAAGGCCCTGAGCCAGCGCCTCAGCGAACGGCTGCTGAGCAAGGTGACCGTGAAGCAGGACAGTGCCGGCAGAGGCACCATCGAAATCGGGTTCAAGAGCAAGGAGGAACTGGAGCGGCTGCTGGTGACGCTGGGGTGA
- a CDS encoding DUF5683 domain-containing protein — protein sequence MGIRLRSLASLIAGLATAGPLLAQPDSTATDWRWHHSPKRATFYSAVLPGAGQVYNRKFWKVPIVLGGLGASYWFIRENNRQYQRYKDAYIALVDGDPATVDEFEGRFSAQSVLNVADTYRRWRDLSYIALGAVYVLNIVDASVDAHFVRFDVGSDLSAGLGPSLSTAAVGAPGISFTLALR from the coding sequence GTGGGCATCCGACTCCGCTCCCTCGCCTCCCTCATTGCCGGTCTGGCAACAGCCGGCCCGCTTCTGGCCCAGCCGGATTCCACCGCAACGGATTGGCGCTGGCATCACTCGCCGAAGCGTGCCACCTTTTACAGCGCCGTGCTCCCGGGGGCGGGCCAGGTGTACAACCGCAAGTTCTGGAAAGTGCCGATCGTGCTGGGCGGACTGGGTGCGAGCTACTGGTTCATCCGGGAGAACAACCGGCAGTACCAGCGCTACAAGGACGCCTACATCGCGCTGGTGGATGGAGATCCGGCCACGGTGGACGAATTCGAGGGCCGGTTCAGCGCCCAGAGCGTGCTCAATGTGGCCGATACCTACCGGCGCTGGCGCGACCTCAGCTACATCGCGCTTGGCGCTGTGTATGTGCTGAATATCGTCGACGCCAGCGTGGACGCCCATTTCGTGCGCTTTGATGTAGGCAGCGACCTGAGCGCCGGCCTGGGGCCCTCGCTCTCCACTGCGGCGGTGGGCGCCCCGGGCATCAGCTTCACCCTGGCCCTTCGCTGA
- the dapB gene encoding 4-hydroxy-tetrahydrodipicolinate reductase yields MRIALYGYGRMGKAIEQAAVARGHEVVLRVGSANRGTPPRGAEAAIEFSKPDQALANMRLCLEMGMPVVVGTTGWYDKLPEVRALVEQYQGALLWASNFSPGVNLFFRVNRQLAALMDRQPDYAVRIDEVHHAHKLDAPSGTAISLAHDIDLRMQRYAGWEPSEPDLHQTQVAHRSGPTPVPISSERIGEVTGKHSVTWAGANDRITITHEAFNRNGFALGAVIAAEWLRGRQGLFTMDDVLDMNP; encoded by the coding sequence ATGCGTATCGCCCTCTACGGGTACGGACGGATGGGCAAAGCCATCGAACAGGCCGCAGTCGCGCGCGGACATGAGGTGGTGTTGCGGGTAGGCAGTGCGAACCGAGGCACACCTCCCCGGGGGGCGGAAGCCGCCATCGAATTCAGCAAGCCTGACCAGGCACTGGCCAACATGCGGCTCTGCTTGGAGATGGGCATGCCCGTGGTGGTGGGCACCACGGGGTGGTACGACAAGCTGCCCGAGGTACGCGCCTTGGTGGAGCAGTACCAAGGGGCGCTGCTCTGGGCCAGCAATTTCAGCCCTGGCGTGAACCTGTTCTTCCGCGTGAACCGGCAGTTGGCCGCACTCATGGACCGGCAGCCGGACTATGCCGTGCGCATCGATGAGGTGCATCATGCCCACAAGCTGGACGCACCGAGCGGGACCGCCATCTCCCTCGCCCATGACATCGACCTGCGCATGCAGCGCTATGCGGGATGGGAGCCGTCCGAACCGGACCTGCATCAAACGCAGGTCGCCCACCGTTCCGGCCCGACGCCGGTACCGATCTCCAGCGAGCGCATCGGCGAGGTCACGGGGAAGCACAGCGTCACCTGGGCTGGAGCCAACGACCGCATCACCATCACCCACGAAGCCTTCAACCGGAACGGATTCGCACTCGGTGCCGTGATCGCCGCGGAATGGCTCCGGGGCCGACAGGGCCTGTTCACGATGGACGACGTGCTCGACATGAATCCATGA
- the lepB gene encoding signal peptidase I produces the protein MVPYLFLFAYLAVLMASLWKLFQKAGKPAWAGFVPGYNLLVWLRITGKPWWWIVLFLVPGVNLLMFIIMNVNISIVLGRRDFKEHLLMTFLPWWKVPETVFAKNTYVGPIPVEQRKRTRLGQWGDAILFAVIVATVFRTYTFEAFTIPTPSMEKSLLVGDYLFVSKLSYGPRMPMTPITFPFTHHTMPLTASTPSFVTWFSQPYRRLPGFGDPERGDAVVFNFPEGDTVVANFQNQSYYQMVRDLGRDKVSNPAFTQLNRVNGQVMPVPMGKLLVRPLDKRENYIKRCVAVAGDTLEVRHGHVYVNGVPEQFPAMAQLGYEGALKVDLTGSNPNVERTLAMLRSRYDVSLSDIGGGDAPGTVNVALTKHQAEALNKGNAFFGPLVPQDHPKGWDRPAGKLPIFPNNAGFDWTEDNFGPIWIPKKGATVQLTLENLPLFRRVIDVYEGHDLEVAGDRILIDGQPATSYTFSQNYYWMMGDNRHRSQDSRFWGYVPHDHVVGKAVLVWFTKDPETGIRWKRLFTLVD, from the coding sequence TTGGTTCCCTACCTCTTCCTCTTCGCCTATCTCGCCGTGCTCATGGCCAGCCTCTGGAAGCTCTTCCAGAAGGCCGGCAAGCCTGCATGGGCCGGCTTCGTCCCAGGCTACAACCTCCTGGTCTGGCTGCGGATCACCGGCAAGCCCTGGTGGTGGATCGTGCTCTTCCTGGTGCCCGGGGTGAACCTGCTCATGTTCATCATCATGAACGTGAACATCTCCATCGTGCTGGGACGAAGGGACTTCAAGGAGCACCTGCTGATGACCTTCCTGCCCTGGTGGAAAGTGCCCGAGACGGTGTTCGCGAAGAACACCTATGTGGGCCCCATCCCCGTGGAGCAGCGCAAGCGTACGCGCCTCGGGCAATGGGGCGATGCGATCCTCTTCGCGGTGATCGTCGCCACGGTGTTCCGCACCTACACCTTCGAGGCGTTCACCATCCCGACGCCCTCCATGGAGAAGAGCCTGCTCGTGGGGGACTACCTCTTCGTGAGCAAGCTGAGCTACGGGCCGCGCATGCCCATGACGCCCATCACCTTCCCCTTCACGCACCACACCATGCCGCTCACCGCGAGCACGCCCTCCTTCGTCACCTGGTTCTCGCAGCCGTACCGCAGGCTGCCCGGATTCGGTGACCCGGAGCGCGGCGATGCCGTGGTCTTCAACTTCCCCGAGGGGGATACGGTGGTAGCGAACTTCCAGAACCAGAGCTACTACCAGATGGTACGCGACCTGGGCCGCGACAAGGTGTCGAACCCGGCCTTCACCCAGCTGAACCGCGTGAACGGCCAGGTGATGCCCGTTCCCATGGGCAAGCTCCTGGTGAGACCGCTCGACAAGCGCGAGAACTACATCAAGCGCTGCGTGGCCGTTGCAGGCGACACGCTCGAGGTGAGGCATGGGCACGTGTACGTGAACGGCGTGCCGGAGCAGTTCCCTGCCATGGCACAGCTCGGTTATGAAGGTGCGCTGAAGGTGGACCTTACCGGTAGCAATCCGAATGTGGAGCGGACCCTGGCCATGCTGCGGTCGCGCTACGACGTCTCGCTCTCCGACATCGGCGGCGGCGATGCGCCCGGCACCGTGAACGTGGCGCTCACGAAGCATCAGGCCGAGGCGCTGAACAAGGGCAACGCCTTCTTCGGGCCACTCGTGCCGCAGGATCACCCGAAGGGTTGGGACCGGCCCGCCGGCAAGCTGCCCATCTTCCCGAACAATGCCGGCTTCGATTGGACGGAGGACAACTTCGGCCCGATCTGGATCCCGAAGAAAGGCGCCACCGTGCAGCTCACCTTGGAGAACCTGCCGCTCTTCCGCCGCGTGATCGATGTCTACGAAGGGCATGACCTGGAGGTGGCGGGCGATCGGATCCTGATCGATGGACAGCCCGCCACGAGCTACACCTTCTCCCAGAACTACTACTGGATGATGGGCGACAACCGGCACCGCTCACAGGACAGCCGATTCTGGGGCTACGTCCCCCACGACCATGTGGTGGGGAAAGCCGTCCTCGTCTGGTTCACCAAGGACCCAGAGACGGGCATCCGCTGGAAGCGCCTCTTCACGCTGGTTGACTGA
- the lepB gene encoding signal peptidase I: protein MAARLARNSWLQAFFLAAAALLLLRAFVIQFVTVQSTSMFATLKPGDLLLVERWPVWTGLKRGDAVVFRDPLKDRAPMLRRPLLVKRLVALPGDTVEIRRGTLYVNGTRPDEPDGLTFSHLVRMRKGADPETMLQRHGLPVELLRPGALVQELPLNEALARLLEADSDVVSVAPMRLASGARPQIFPYSPRYAWNGDDFGPLAVPRSGDTLLIDADNLPLYDRLISIYEGHRIGNSGNLLLLDGLPMERYVVEQDYGFVLGDSRHFSADSRYWGFLPLDHIAGRCGPVLLSKGD, encoded by the coding sequence TTGGCCGCTCGCCTCGCCCGGAACAGTTGGCTGCAGGCCTTCTTCCTTGCGGCGGCGGCGCTGTTGCTCCTGCGCGCCTTCGTCATCCAATTCGTAACGGTGCAGAGCACCAGCATGTTCGCGACCTTGAAGCCCGGGGACCTGCTGCTGGTGGAGCGATGGCCCGTATGGACGGGGCTGAAGCGGGGTGATGCGGTGGTGTTCAGGGACCCGCTGAAGGACCGCGCTCCGATGCTGCGCAGGCCCTTGCTGGTGAAGCGCCTGGTGGCGCTGCCCGGGGACACCGTGGAGATCCGGCGCGGGACCCTCTACGTGAATGGCACGAGGCCGGATGAGCCCGACGGCCTCACCTTCAGCCATCTGGTGCGCATGCGGAAGGGCGCCGACCCCGAGACCATGCTGCAGCGCCATGGATTGCCGGTTGAGTTGTTGCGGCCCGGTGCGCTGGTGCAGGAACTGCCGCTCAACGAGGCCTTAGCGCGGTTGCTGGAGGCCGACTCCGATGTGGTCTCGGTGGCCCCCATGCGCCTGGCCTCCGGCGCGCGCCCGCAGATCTTCCCCTACAGCCCGCGATATGCTTGGAATGGCGATGATTTCGGTCCCTTGGCCGTACCGCGCTCCGGCGATACCCTGCTCATCGATGCGGACAACCTGCCGCTCTACGACCGGCTGATCAGCATCTACGAGGGCCACCGGATCGGCAATTCCGGCAATCTGCTGCTCCTGGATGGCCTGCCCATGGAGCGGTACGTCGTGGAGCAGGACTACGGCTTCGTGCTCGGCGACAGCCGCCACTTCAGCGCCGACTCCCGGTACTGGGGCTTCCTGCCGCTGGACCACATCGCGGGCCGTTGCGGCCCGGTGCTGCTGAGCAAAGGCGATTGA
- a CDS encoding CoA pyrophosphatase: MNLVGIADRLRLRLQGGLPGHDAFLELSGYRRPDLEAAMRAAPPPRESAVLALLYPRHGMAHTVLMQRPTYAGVHSGQVSFPGGRREPQDDSLEATALREFTEETGAPVTGVQLIGALSPIYIPPSRSLVTPFVAVADRIGPFAPDAREVAELIEVPLADLLREDILKRREQHIAMLGRTAETPYFDVKGRVVWGATAMMLAELRELLRQ; the protein is encoded by the coding sequence ATGAACCTCGTGGGCATCGCCGACCGGCTGCGCCTGCGCCTGCAGGGCGGGCTGCCCGGGCACGATGCCTTCCTCGAACTCTCCGGGTACAGGCGTCCCGATCTGGAAGCGGCCATGCGCGCAGCACCGCCACCCCGGGAGAGCGCGGTGCTCGCCCTGCTGTACCCACGGCACGGCATGGCGCATACGGTTCTCATGCAACGGCCCACCTACGCCGGCGTACACAGCGGGCAGGTATCCTTCCCGGGCGGCCGCAGGGAGCCGCAGGACGACTCGCTCGAAGCAACGGCGCTCCGCGAGTTCACCGAAGAGACCGGCGCCCCGGTGACCGGCGTGCAGCTCATCGGGGCCCTGTCGCCGATCTACATCCCGCCGAGCCGATCGCTGGTCACTCCCTTCGTGGCCGTCGCCGATCGGATCGGCCCGTTCGCGCCCGATGCACGCGAGGTCGCGGAATTGATCGAGGTGCCCCTTGCCGACCTGCTGCGCGAAGACATCCTGAAGCGGCGCGAGCAGCACATCGCGATGCTGGGGCGTACGGCGGAAACGCCTTACTTCGACGTGAAGGGCCGCGTGGTGTGGGGCGCAACGGCCATGATGCTGGCCGAGCTACGCGAGCTCCTGCGCCAATGA